The following coding sequences are from one Cervus canadensis isolate Bull #8, Minnesota chromosome 4, ASM1932006v1, whole genome shotgun sequence window:
- the LOC122439997 gene encoding olfactory receptor 56-like encodes MALVKNQTLISHFILLGLFNDTPLHLLLFSVIMVMFLVALSGNGLMILLINTDSRLHSPMYFFLSWLSLMDLMLISTIVPRMAIDYLLGHGSISFTGCGLQILFFVTLLGDECFLLAFMAYDRYVAISNPLRYSVIMSRRVCWLMVALCWLSGLLDGLIQAIYTLSFPYCGSQEIDHFFCDIPAVLKLACADTSLYETMIYVCCVLMLLLPFSVISISYLLILITVLRMHSAEGRKKAFATCSSHMAVVSLFYGAAVIAYMQPQTYHSSKQDKVVSAFYTMITPMLNPLIYSLRNKEVAGALKKLLGRCPCGGGQA; translated from the coding sequence ATGGCCTTGGTGAAAAATCAGACTCTCATCTCCCATTTCATCCTCCTGGGCCTCTTCAACGACACACCACTgcacctcctcctcttctccgtCATCATGGTCATGTTTCTGGTGGCCCTCTCTGGCAACGGGCTCATGATCCTCCTCATCAACACTGACTCCCGTCTACACagccccatgtacttcttcctcagctGGCTGTCACTCATGGACCTCATGCTCATCTCCACCATTGTACCACGGATGGCCATCGACTACCTCTTGGGCCATGGCTCCATCTCCTTCACAGGCTGTGGGCTCCAGATCCTGTTCTTTGTCACCCTCCTGGGGGATGAGTGCTTCCTGCTGGCTTTCATGGCCTATGATCGCTATGTGGCCATCAGCAACCCACTGAGGTACTCAGTGATCATGAGCCGCCGAGTCTGCTGGCTCATGGTGGCATTGTGTTGGCTCTCTGGTCTGCTGGATGGGTTAATTCAGGCCATCTATACCCTGAGCTTTCCCTACTGTGGCTCTCAGGAGATCGACCACTTCTTCTGTGATATCCCTGCAGTGCTCAAGCTGGCCTGTGCTGACACTTCTCTCTATGAGACTATGATCTATGTGTGCTGTGTCCTTATGCTGCTTCTGCCCTTCTCTGTCATCTCCATCTCCTACCTGTTGATCCTGATAACCGTGCTCCGCATGCATTCTGCTGAAGGTCGGAAAAAGGCCTTTGCTACCTGTTCCTCCCACATGGCAGTTGTGTCTCTCTTCTATGGGGCTGCCGTGATTGCTTACATGCAGCCCCAGACCTACCACTCTTCCAAGCAGGACAAGGTGGTCTCAGCCTTCTATACTATGATTACCCCTATGCTCAACCCActcatctacagcctgaggaacaagGAAGTGGCTGGTGCTCTCAAGAAACTCCTGGGGAGGTGTCCATGTGGTGGGGGACAGGCATAA
- the LOC122439998 gene encoding olfactory receptor 56-like codes for MALLGNQTLISHFILLGLFNDTPLHLLLFSVIMVMFLVALSGNGLMILLINTDSRLHSPMYFFLSWLSLMDLMLISTIVPRMAIDYLLGHGSISFTGCGLQILFFLTLLGDECFLLAFMAYDRYVAISNPLRYSVIMSRRVCWLMVAGSWLFGLVDGLIQAIFTLRFPYCGSQEIDHFFCEVPAVLKLACADTSLYETMIYVCCVLMLLLPFSVISASYLRILITVLHMPSAEGRQKAFATCSSHMAVVSLFYGAATITYMRPQAYHSSKQDKVVSAFYTMITPMLNPLIYSLRNKEVAGALKKLLGRCSCGVGQN; via the coding sequence ATGGCCTTGTTGGGAAACCAGACTCTCATCTCCCACTTCATCCTCCTGGGCCTCTTCAACGACACACCACTgcacctcctcctcttctctgtcATCATGGTCATGTTTCTGGTGGCCCTCTCTGGCAACGGGCTCATGATCCTCCTCATCAACACTGACTCCCGTCTACACagccccatgtacttcttcctcagctGGCTGTCACTCATGGACCTCATGCTTATCTCCACCATTGTACCACGGATGGCCATTGACTATCTCCTGGGCCATGGTTCCATCTCCTTCACAGGCTGTGGGCTCCAGATCCTGTTCTTCCTCACCCTCCTGGGGGATGAGTGCTTCCTGCTGGCTTTCATGGCCTATGATCGCTATGTGGCCATCAGCAACCCACTGAGGTACTCAGTGATCATGAGCCGCCGTGTCTGCTGGCTCATGGTGGCAGGATCTTGGCTCTTTGGCCTGGTGGATGGGCTGATCCAGGCTATCTTTACACTACGATTCCCTTACTGTGGCTCCCAAGAGATTGACCACTTCTTCTGTGAGGTCCCTGCAGTGCTCAAGCTGGCCTGTGCTGACACCTCCCTCTATGAGACTATGATCTATGTGTGCTGTGTCCTCATGCTGCTCCTGCCCTTCTCTGTCATCTCTGCCTCATATCTGAGGATCCTGATAACTGTGCTCCACATGCCCTCTGCTGAAGGTCGGCAGAAGGCCTTTGCTACCTGTTCCTCTCACATGGCAGTTGTGTCTCTCTTCTATGGGGCTGCCACGATCACCTACATGCGACCTCAGGCCTACCATTCCTCCAAGCAGGACAAGGTGGTCTCTGCCTTCTATACCATGATTACCCCTATGCTCAACCCActcatctacagcctgaggaacaagGAAGTGGCTGGTGCTCTCAAGAAACTCCTGGGGAGGTGTTCTTGTGGTGTTGGGCAGAACTAG